The DNA region ACGAGAGTCGGCGACCGCTGCCGGGATGGCTGGACTCTCGCCGATGCCCGGGCAGGAGGCCGCGGCTCTCCCCGGCGGTGTGCACGACACGTCGGCGCCCCCGGACGGCGGTACGGCGCCAGGCGAGCACCCGGGTGCACACGCGCTGCCCGGCAGCACGATCGCTCCAGCCGCGACCACACCCGAAGGGCTCGAGGAGCGCATCGGCGCCCGCTGGCTGCTGTACGCCGGCATCGGCGCGCTGATCCTGGGGGTCAGTTACTTCATCAAGTTCGCGTTCGACAACGGGTGGGTCAGCGAGCCGTTGCGCGTGCTGATCGGACTGGGCGCCGGCGCGGCTCTCGTGGCGGTCGGCCAGCGCTTCGTGCGCAACGGGCTGGCGTTCTTCGGGCACGCGCTGAGTGGCGGCGGCCTCGTGGTGCTGTACGTCGCGATCTATGCAGCCCTGCACGTCTACGAGCTCGTGTCACCGGGCACGGCGTTCGGCGCCATGGTGCTCGTCACGGCCCTCGGCGTCGTGCTCGCCGACCGGCACCGGGTCGAGATGCTCGGCGCGCTCGCGGTGCTGGGCGGCTTCCTGACGCCAGCGCTCGTCGGCGGCGGGCAGGACCGGCAGGTCGTGCTGTTCCTGTACAACGCGCTGCTGCTGGCCGGTGTCCTGTTGATGGTGTGGCGGCACGCCTGGGCGGGCGTCGCGCTGCTGGGCCCCGCGCTCGCCGCGGCGATGTCGGTCGCCTGGGCAGCGCAGCACTACGCCCCCGCGGCAGGCCTGCGCACCCTGCTGCTCCTCACGATACACCTCGTCCTCGTCTCGGCAATCATCGCCGTGCTGCGGACGCAGCGGACCCGGACCGCCCTCGCCGTGCCGGTGTCGTGGATCCTGCTGGCCGCGCCGGTGCTGTATCACGTGGCCGCCCTCTGGCTGATCGGCCGGGCGCACGGGCAGTTCCTCGTCTACCTGCTGCTGGTGACGGTGGCCGGCCTGTCGGCGAGCTACCACGCCGGATGGCGCTGGGCGCGCACGGTCCTGCTCGTGCTGGTGGCGCTGCCGTTCATCGACTGGATGGGGGAGCTGGTCACGCCGCGCTTTCACACGGGCGGTGTCGTGACCGCGTGCGCCCTGTACCTGCTGCACCTGGCGGGCCAGTGGCGCGACCTCAGCGACGATGACCCGCAAGCGCCGGTGCCCGTCGCCGAACTGGTGCACACCCACGCCACGGGCGTGTTCCTGCCGCTGGCGCTGTACGCGTTCTTCGCCGAACACGCCGCGTGGTGGAACGCCCCGATGCTGACCGTGCTGGCTGCATGGAACCTCGGTCTCTGGGCGGTGGTGCGGTCGCGCATCCCCGTGCTGTCCTGGCAATTCGTCGCCCTGGCGGGCACGCTGGCCGCCGTGGCGATCAGCGAGTGGTTCGAGGGGCCGGTCGTCGCCATCGGCTGGGCGCTCGAGGGCGCGGCGCTGGGCTACGCCGCCCTGCAGTCACGGAGCCCCTGGCTCGATCGAGGCGCACTGGTGCTCTTCGTGATGGCCGCGATGCGCCTCGCCGAGGCGCTCGTCGCGCCGATGCCCGTCGGCACCTGGCCCATCGTCAACACGCGCACGCTCGCCGCCATCGTCGTGATCGCCGCGATGGCCTGGCTGGCGGCCCGCGCCAAGGACGCCCCCGACCACTTCGGCGGCCCGATGGCGCGCCACGCCCTCGTGGTGGGGGCCAACGTGCTGGCGATCGGCTGGATCTCGTCCGAGATCGTGCTGGTGTTCGGCCAGCGGGCGCTGGCGGCGAGCACCGACGATCGCCCGGCCGACGTGGCACGCGCCGAACTGGCCGAGCAGGTGGCCCTCTCGGTGTCGTGGGCGCTCTACGCCGTGGGCCTGGTGGCCGCCGGATTCTGGCGCGCCTACGCCCCGGCCCGCTACCTGGCCATCGCGCTGTTCGGCCTCACGCTGGTCAAGGTGATGACCAAGGACATCGCCGAACTCGACAGGGTCTACCAGATGCTCAGCGTGCTCGGCGTCGGCGCGCTGCTGGTGGCCGCGTCGTACCTGTACCAGCGGGTGGCGGCGGCGCGCCGCGACGACTCGTCGCGCGGCCTTTGACAGCGCCGCCGGGACCGGTCAGGATCGGACTCGCGCATGGCCGACTTCTCGTGGCCCGAGGCCTGCATCCTCGCGGTCGACGACCAGGTCCAGAACGTCAACATCATCGACCGGCTCCTCCGCCGCGCCGGGTTCTCGCGCGTCGTCACGACGACGCAGCCGGAGCACGCCCGGCCGCTCTTCGCGGAACACAAGCCCGACCTGGTCCTGCTCGACCTGCACATGCCCGGCCTCGACGGGTTCGGCGTCCTCGATGAACTGGCGCCGCTGCTCCCCGCGGATGGCTACCTGCCGATCGTGTTCATCACGGCCGACGCCGACACGCACCTGAAGAAGCGCGCCCTCTCGATGGGCGCCAAGGACTTCGTCAACAAGCCGTTCGACGCGACCGAGATCGTGCTGCGCATCCGCAACCTGCTCGAGGCGCGCTACCTCTATCTCGCGCTGCAGGCGCAGAACGAGGTGCTCGAGGCGCGTGTGCAGGAGCGCACGGAGGAACTCGAGCAAGCGCAGCTCGAAATCCTCAACCGCCTGTCGCGCGCCGCCGACTTCCGCGACGACGACACGATGCAGCACACCGAGCGGGTCGGCCGGCTGTCGGCCGCACTCGCGCGGGAACTGGGCATGGAGGAACAGGAGGTGGCACTGCTCCGCCTCGCCGCGCCGCTGCACGACCTCGGCAAGATCGCGGTGCCCGACAGCATCCTGCTCAAGGGCGGCGGGCTCAGCGACGACGAGTTCGGCGTCGTCAAGACGCACACGACGATCGGCGCCCGCCTGCTGTCGGGCAGCACGCATCCGCTGCTGCAGATGGCCGAGGAGATCGCGCGCACGCACCACGAGCAGTGGGACGGCTCGGGGTACCTGCAGGGGCTGCAGGGCGACGCGATCCCGCTCGTCAGCCGCATCGTCGCCGTCGCCGACGTGTTCGACGCGCTGACACACGCCCGCACGTACAAGAAGTCGTGGCCGCTGTCGGAAGTGCTCGAGGAACTGAACCGGCAGAAGGGGCGCCAGTTCGACCCCGCCGTGGTGGACGCGCTGTTGCGCATCGTCAACCGCGGCGAGGTGACCGTCGAGTAGCGCAACGACGGGCAGGCGCAATCAGGGAATTTCAGGATTTCAGGATTTCAGAATTGCGTCGGCACAGCCAACCTTCGAGGCAGCAACGAAGGTGCCGGCAATTCTGAAATTCCTGCGATTCTGAAACTCTAGCGGTTCTCGAGGTACTTGCCGATCTGCTCCGCCGCCTGCCGTCCCTCGGCAATCGCCCACACGATGAGTGACGCGCCGCGGCGTGCGTCGCCGGCGACGAATACGCCGGGCACGGTGGTCTGGCGCGTGACCGGATCGGCCTTGACGCGGCCGGCGGCGTCGCACTCGACGCCGAGTTGCTGGAAGACGGGCAACGGCTCCGGGCCGGTGAACCCCATCGCGAGGAAGACCAGGTCGACGTCCTCGGTGAACTCGGTGCCGGCAATCGGCTCGAAGGCGATCTGCCCGTTGTCCTTCTTCACCATCTCGACGCGGACCGCGTGCAGGCGCTTCAGCACGCCGTTCTCGCCCTCGAGCTTCGTGGTCATGATGGCGTAGTCGCGCTCGCCACCCTCCTCGTGCGCGGCCGACACGCGGTAGATGTTGGGCCACTGGGGCCAGGGGTCGGCGGGGCTGCGGCTGTCGGGTGGCCGGGCCGCGATCTCGAACTGCTTGACGCTCGCGGCGCCCTGCCGATGCGCCGTGCCGAGGCAGTCGGCGCCGGTGTCGCCGCCACCGAGGATGATCACGCGCTTGCCCGCGGCGTCGAGGAACGGATCCGCTGCGACGTCGTCGCCGGCGATGATGCGGTTCTGGCGCTCGAGGTAGGTCATCGCCATGGCGACGCCCTTCAGGTCGGCGCCGGGCACGGTGAGCGCGCGCGGTTGGGTCGCCCCGACCGCCAGGCACACTGCATCGAAGTCCTTGCGCAGTTGCTCGCCCGAGATGTCGCCGCCGACGTCGGCGCTGGTGCGGAACTCCACGCCCTCGGCCTGCATCTGCTCCAGCCGCCGATCGAGCAGGCGACGGTGCATCTTGAAATCGGGGATGCCGTAGCGGAGCAGGCCGCCGATGCGGTCGGCGCGCTCGAACAGCACGACGTCATGCCCTTGTCGCGCGAGTTGCTGCGCGGCGGCCAGGCCGGCGGGACCGGAGCCGACCACCGCCACCTTCTTGCCGGTGCGAACCGGCGCCGGCTCGGGCACGACCCAGCCCTGCTCGAAGGCGTGGTCGATGATCGACACCTCGACCTGCTTGATGGTGACGGGCAGGTCGTTGATGCCGAGCACGCAGGCCGCCTCGCAGGGCGCGGGGCACAGGCGTCCGGTGAACTCGGGGAAGTTGTTGGTGGCGTGCAGGCGCGCGGCCGCCTCCTTCCACCGGTCGCGGTAGATCAGGTCGTTCCAGTCCGGGATCAGGTTGCCGAGCGGGCAGCCCTGGTGGCAGAACGGGATGCCGCAGTCCATGCAGCGGCTGGCCTGCGCGCGCAGCGACGCCACCGGGAAGGGCTCGTACACCTCTTCCCAGTCCTTGACCCGCTGGTCGACCGGACGCCGCGTCGGCGTCTCGCGCGTGAGTTCGAGGAACCCCGTCGGCTTGCCCATTACACCGCCACCCCCTGCAACTCGGCGCGTTGCGCCTCGAGCGCCTTCTTGTACTCGGTCGGCATCACGCGCACCAGGCGCGCCACCGTGTCGGGCCAGTGCTCGAGCAGGCGCGCGGCGACCGTCGATCCGGTGGTCGCCTTGTGTCGCTCCAGCAGTTCGCGCAGGAAGTGCTCGTCCTCGGCGTCGATGCCCTCGAGCAGGACCATCTCGCGGTTGCAGCGCTGCGCGAAGTCGCCGTCCTCGTCGAGGACGTAGGCGACGCCGCCGCTCATGCCTGCCGCGAAGTTGCGACCGGTGCGGCCGAGCACGAGCACGCGGCCGCCGGTCATGTACTCGCACCCGTGGTCGCCGACGCCCTCGACGACCGCCGTCGCGCCGCTGTTCCGGACCGCGAAGCGCTCGCCGACCACGCCACGGAGGAACGCCTCCCCGCTCGTGGCGCCGTACAGGGCGACGTTGCCGGCGATCACGTTCTTCTCCGCGGCGAACGGCGCATCGTGGGGCGGCCGCACGATGACGCGGCCACCCGACAGCCCCTTGCCGACGTAGTCGTTGGCGTCGCCCTCGAGGCGCAGCGTGATGCCCGCCGGGAGGAACGCGCCGAAGCTCTGGCCGGCCGAGCCGCGGAAGACGATGTCGATGGTGTCGTGGGCCAGGCCCTGCGCGCCGAAACGACGGCTCACCTCGCTGCCGAGCATCGTGCCGACCGAGCGGTCGACGTTGCGGATCGGCAGGTCGAGGGTGACCTTGTCGCGGTGCTCGAGCGCCGGCGCGGCCAGGCGAATCAGCTCCGCGTCGAGCACCGACGAGAGGTCCACCTGCTGCGTGACGGTGCGATGCAGCGCCGGGGGCGTGGCGCCCTCGGCCCCGAACACGTGCGTCGTGTCGAGGATGCGCGACAGGTCGAGGCCCTTGGCCTTCCAGTGGTCGACCGCCGGCTGGATGTCGAGCAGGTCGGCGCGGCCGACCATCTCCTCGATGGTCCGGAAACCGAGCTGCGCCATCAGCTCGCGCACTTCCTCGGCGACGAAATGGAAGAAGTTCACGACGTGCTCGGCCTGGCCCGTGAACTTGGCGCGGAGCGTCGGATTCTGGGTGGCGATGCCGACCGGGCACGTGTCGAGGTGGCACACGCGCATCATCACGCAGCCCA from Luteitalea sp. TBR-22 includes:
- a CDS encoding DUF2339 domain-containing protein — protein: MDILIGLVFLGASLAVAFVLPVLSFLRASQATRRAEALGREVAALRAEVEALRAAGPPPAPHEADEAARAAWASQVRDMAAPPPPTTDGLSVPPPVPLPVPLPPGTMLDERGAVIPDPRESTAARESATAAGMAGLSPMPGQEAAALPGGVHDTSAPPDGGTAPGEHPGAHALPGSTIAPAATTPEGLEERIGARWLLYAGIGALILGVSYFIKFAFDNGWVSEPLRVLIGLGAGAALVAVGQRFVRNGLAFFGHALSGGGLVVLYVAIYAALHVYELVSPGTAFGAMVLVTALGVVLADRHRVEMLGALAVLGGFLTPALVGGGQDRQVVLFLYNALLLAGVLLMVWRHAWAGVALLGPALAAAMSVAWAAQHYAPAAGLRTLLLLTIHLVLVSAIIAVLRTQRTRTALAVPVSWILLAAPVLYHVAALWLIGRAHGQFLVYLLLVTVAGLSASYHAGWRWARTVLLVLVALPFIDWMGELVTPRFHTGGVVTACALYLLHLAGQWRDLSDDDPQAPVPVAELVHTHATGVFLPLALYAFFAEHAAWWNAPMLTVLAAWNLGLWAVVRSRIPVLSWQFVALAGTLAAVAISEWFEGPVVAIGWALEGAALGYAALQSRSPWLDRGALVLFVMAAMRLAEALVAPMPVGTWPIVNTRTLAAIVVIAAMAWLAARAKDAPDHFGGPMARHALVVGANVLAIGWISSEIVLVFGQRALAASTDDRPADVARAELAEQVALSVSWALYAVGLVAAGFWRAYAPARYLAIALFGLTLVKVMTKDIAELDRVYQMLSVLGVGALLVAASYLYQRVAAARRDDSSRGL
- a CDS encoding HD domain-containing phosphohydrolase translates to MADFSWPEACILAVDDQVQNVNIIDRLLRRAGFSRVVTTTQPEHARPLFAEHKPDLVLLDLHMPGLDGFGVLDELAPLLPADGYLPIVFITADADTHLKKRALSMGAKDFVNKPFDATEIVLRIRNLLEARYLYLALQAQNEVLEARVQERTEELEQAQLEILNRLSRAADFRDDDTMQHTERVGRLSAALARELGMEEQEVALLRLAAPLHDLGKIAVPDSILLKGGGLSDDEFGVVKTHTTIGARLLSGSTHPLLQMAEEIARTHHEQWDGSGYLQGLQGDAIPLVSRIVAVADVFDALTHARTYKKSWPLSEVLEELNRQKGRQFDPAVVDALLRIVNRGEVTVE
- a CDS encoding glutamate synthase subunit beta; the protein is MGKPTGFLELTRETPTRRPVDQRVKDWEEVYEPFPVASLRAQASRCMDCGIPFCHQGCPLGNLIPDWNDLIYRDRWKEAAARLHATNNFPEFTGRLCPAPCEAACVLGINDLPVTIKQVEVSIIDHAFEQGWVVPEPAPVRTGKKVAVVGSGPAGLAAAQQLARQGHDVVLFERADRIGGLLRYGIPDFKMHRRLLDRRLEQMQAEGVEFRTSADVGGDISGEQLRKDFDAVCLAVGATQPRALTVPGADLKGVAMAMTYLERQNRIIAGDDVAADPFLDAAGKRVIILGGGDTGADCLGTAHRQGAASVKQFEIAARPPDSRSPADPWPQWPNIYRVSAAHEEGGERDYAIMTTKLEGENGVLKRLHAVRVEMVKKDNGQIAFEPIAGTEFTEDVDLVFLAMGFTGPEPLPVFQQLGVECDAAGRVKADPVTRQTTVPGVFVAGDARRGASLIVWAIAEGRQAAEQIGKYLENR